The following are from one region of the Quercus robur chromosome 1, dhQueRobu3.1, whole genome shotgun sequence genome:
- the LOC126730400 gene encoding metallothionein-like protein 2, translating to MSSCGGNCGCGSSCKCGSGCNCNSMYPGLSEKTSTETIITGVAPAKIQSEGSEMSFGAEDGGCKCGSNCTCDPCNCK from the exons atgtcttCCTGTGGAGGAAACTGTGGTTGTGGCTCCAGCTGTAAGTGCGGCAGTGGCTGCAACTG CAACAGCATGTACCCCGGCCTCTCAGAGAAGACCAGCACTGAGACCATCATCACTGGGGTTGCACCTGCAAAGAT CCAGTCTGAGGGGTCTGAGATGAGCTTTGGAGCAGAGGACGGCGGCTGCAAGTGTGGATCAAACTGCACCTGCGACCCATGCAACTGCAAATGA
- the LOC126700802 gene encoding uncharacterized protein LOC126700802: MNLLAWNCRGLRNRRAVDELGDIIQTKDLEIVFLSKTWSTKEHMEHIKLKLNFDGLFMVTNKVRGGGLALMWKNSSDAWVDSFSSYHIDAIIKGGTEDAWRLTVEDKKGGAPRAHNFMKAFRDVLDHCGFADLVYSGPDYTWHGRHRGELIWERLDREVANYEWLARFPAGRIRHLNSFTSYHHPILLSLNLNEEHQRWRRKPFRFEAMWLTSLEYNGIISRAWAVNQEGTPMHVENEDVVSGLLIVYYANLFTTSNPCNLERILDGVQPVVTEEMRATLARPFNVEEVECAIKDMAPLKAPGPDGMPPLFYQTYWIDIGMDVSQAVLSCLNSRSILKSIDHTFITLIPKVQNPKRVSDFRPINLCSVIYKIVSKVIANRLKPLLDSIVSETQSAFVANRLITDNILIVFESLHHMKNNCSGKQGYMALKLDMSKAYDRVEWAFLEQILLKLGFHEDWVALLMECITTVSYSILVNGEPKGLFRPSRGLRLKRNPERGSLKGRNSWFFYL, from the exons ATGAATCTGTTAGCGTGGAACTGCCGAGGGCTTAGGAACCGCCGTGCAGTTGATGAACTTGGGGATATTATCCAAACAAAAGATCTCGAGATTGTGTTTTTATCTAAAACATGGTCCACTAAGGAACACATGGAGCACATTAAATTGAAGTTAAATTTTGATGGTCTGTTTATGGTGACTAATAAAGTTAGGGGTGGTGGGTTGGCTTTAATGTGGAAAAATAGTAGTGATGCCTGGGTTGATAGTTTTTCTTCCTATCATATTGATGCCATTATTAAAGGGGGTACGGAGGATGCATGGAGATTAACAG TGGAAGATAAAAAGGGTGGTGCACCACGAGCTCATAATTTCATGAAGGCTTTTAGGGATGTTCTTGATCATTGTGGGTTTGCGGATTTAGTCTATTCTGGTCCGGACTACACTTGGCATGGGCGACATAGGGGGGAGTTGATATGGGAAAGGTTGGATCGAGAGGTTGCCAACTATGAGTGGCTTGCTCGATTCCCCGCAGGAAGGATTAGGCACTTGAATAGTTTTACTTCATACCATCACCCAATTCTTTTATCTTTGAATTTGAATGAGGAGCACCAAAGGTGGAGACGAAAGCCTTTCCGTTTTGAGGCTATGTGGTTAACTAGTTTGGAGTATAACGGTATTATTTCAAGAGCTTGGGCGGTTAATCAAGAAGGCACTCCCATGCACGTG GAAAATGAGGACGTGGTTTCAGGTTTGTTGATAGTGTACTATGCTAACTTGTTTACTACTTCCAATCCTTGCAACCTAGAGCGGATTTTGGATGGGGTTCAACCGGTGGTGACTGAAGAGATGAGGGCCACCTTGGCTAGACCATTCAATGTGGAGGAGGTGGAATGTGCTATAAAGGATATGGCTCCGTTAAAGGCCCCGGGTCCGGATGGGATGCCACCCCTATTTTATCAAACTTATTGGATTGATATAGGTATGGATGTCTCTCAGGCTGTTCTTTCTTGTTTAAATTCTAGATCCATCCTAAAATCTATTGACCATACTTTTATCACTTTAATTCCAAAAGTCCAAAATCCTAAAAGGGTGTCTGATTTTAGGCCCATTAACCTGTGTAGTGTGATTTATAAGATTGTCAGTAAGGTTATTGCTAATCGTCTTAAACCTTTACTGGATTCTATTGTCTCTGAAACTCAGAGCGCCTTTGTTGCAAATAGGCTTATCACAGATAATATCTTAATTGTTTTTGAATCCTTGCATCATATGAAGAATAATTGTTCAGGTAAGCAAGGGTACATGGCTCTTAAGCTGGATATGAGCAAAGCgtatgatagggtggagtgggCTTTTTTGGAACAAATCCTTCTGAAATTGGGTTTCCATGAAGATTGGGTTGCTTTGTTAATGGAGTGTATTACAACAGTGTCCTATTCTATTCTTGTTAATGGAGAGCCAAAGGGGCTGTTTAGGCCTTCAAGGGGTTTAAG GCTTAAACGCAACCCTGAAAGAGGCAGCCTCAAAGGGAGAAATTCATGGTTTTTCTATTTGTAG